AGACAATAATAAGAGTGTTTCTTGCAGATATTCTGGAGGAACCAAAGGACACTTATTAGTACACTGTGAAAAAGACTGAAGACTAGAGACGAAAAGCCCAGAAATTACTTTAGCATTGGGAAGtaacaagaaagtaaaaatgaaattataaaagccAAACAGAgggtctttttgtctttttggtactTCTGTACAGCGAAGATATACCCTAAGCTGTCAGAACCATATTAAATGGGGCATAGTTAAATTGAGTGCCTCTGATAAGGGGCTCTGCTAGGCTATCAAAGTTTTAGATCAGTTGGATTGAATTTCTGGCATATTGCACATTTCCACacgttcattctctctctttcctttcagtGACACTACAAGGGCAGCCTTAGATATGCTtataatttgtgatttttgtaATGCAGGGGACATTTGTGTTTTCAAAGAAGGGAGGATATACCATggaagcccagaaaaaaaaaaagagggaaaaagaaaaaaaaaaaaagttttacaaagaACATAGTTCACATATGATTTCCAagagtttgatttaaaaaaaaaaaaagctttatagcTCTTCAGAGACTAGaggattttgaaagaaaaaggtgCATTTGTTGTCACATTAAAGTATGCCTCGGAAATTCTAAGGAACCCTAAacatcaataaataattaaactaataataaatagCTAACAATGCCAATCATGATTACTCCTAAAATCACCTctaaactattcaaaaaaaagtaaaattactttaTCTTTCAGATTTTCCCAAGAAAATGGTAGCATGTATCATATCTTACAATCTGTCTTATTGCACTACAAAAATAGATACAGTAGTTCTGTAAAAGGGATTTTTTAAGTGCTTCAAAACTTATATAAAGGAATAATGAACATCACCAAATCAATTATGCAAGAACAGAAAGAATTCAATGATACTCAGTGCAATTTaaggtaattttaaaacaaaaatattatttgaaactaGCATGtcccagggaaaaagaaaaatgcccttTCACCCAGCTTTTGAAGGAAATTACACCCTGAGTTCTGGACCTCACGATTAAGAGACTGAATAACTGGGAGTCAAGTTGCAAAGCAGATTTCTCAGTCTTAACACCTGTCTAGGTGAGAAGAACTAGTACACAGAACTTGCAGAAAAAGGGAGTGGTGCTTAACGTGAATCATCCAAGTGGCCATCATTCTTTCCTTTAGCACTTTTAGTTTTCAGAAtcatttccattcctttttgtgtTGCTGGGAATGAAGGAAGAGATCCCCAAAACCAATTCCCTGCACCGGAGTATAGTTTGAAGATGACCCCTGACACGGGCAGTGTCCTCTTGCCTGCACTCTGGTTCCACCGTCCAGCGCCGGAGCTAACGCAGCAGCGCTACTGGCGGGGCTGCCCATTTGCAGTCTCGCTGCCACCTGCCCGTGAGAAGCTGTCACCagcttcctctcctttccctggaactttccttcccctccccgcccccaacatAATCTCTTGCTCCTACATTTCCATCAGCAGAGATAGAAAGAACGCAAGCAGGTTCGCTGGAGAACCGGGACGGGTGGAGCACTTACCAGGGAGCCTTTCGGTATTTCCCCATCCGCTTtggttttgatgtttttcttGTGGTTTCCTTGCGTGCTCGCAGAGCTGCCGGTGAGACAGGAGCCCTGGGAGCTGCCCTTTAACACGCTCCTGCAGGAAACATTATTTGATCCACTTTCTGTCTGTTGAGCTGCTTTCTTATCAACTCTGCAGGTAGAAAGTGATTCCTCTGATAAATTACATTGCTCTTCTTCAATCACTACTTTTCCCAGTCCTTTAATGTTTAAAGTAACCTCTTTGTATCTCTTTGTCTTTAAACCTTTGAGTGATAAATGTTTGTCAGGGGCCTTGATCACATCTTCATCTGACATTCCAGGAGTGTGGCAGTTTAGATTTgacaatgatttatttatttatttatttatttatttttaattaattaattaattaattaattttttagctGCTTGTGAGGTGGGGGAAGGATGGAGCCAAATAAAAGCCACTGAAGAGTGACTGCTAAATACATGTCTGGCTTACTATCAGCGGGAAATGTAATTACCTCTGGAAAGTTTCTAAGTATACGTTTGCTTGGTGCAATCAATGAAGTCGGCATACCTTAAAATGTATGtgtaattttcttccatttcatgcCATGTGGGTACATTCACGGTTCCCGTGTAGGTTGAATTTCTATCAACCTTGATAAAACTTACTATTCTTTAATTTCAAAGACCATTGGTTTGGTTAACAAAGTAACATGGactaaattatcattttattgctaacttttatttcattgtttaaattCTGGCTAATGTAGAAAAGACTGCTACTCTGTATTTCTGTTTGTATGAAAACATGCTTGACTGGGACTTAATGTGCAGGGGGGGATCGGGGGAGACCCCTTGCTatcgctgcccccccccccccaaccaacACATTACCTGTTCAAAAGTTCCGTCATAAACGTATCCTTTGTTGAACACGCAACAGGGCTGGGGCGATTTCTTGGTTCCAACTTCATTTGGTCGTACATGTCCTGTGGTGctttcagattatttttgttttgtaaactaTTGTCTGGACCCTCTGCCAACTTGGCGTTCCTGGTAAgctcattttctattttacacTGTGGCTcaggcttctttttctctttctttttctccgaTTTTAGTTGTTTGTTTCCAAACCCCAAAccttttgcatcttttttttccacCTTGGTTTTAGACACATCCATTTTCCTGCTACTGAGAGCTGGAAGCCTACTCCTCCGAAAACCAAACCAGCTGGCAAAGGACGGCCCAGGCTTTGGCTTTGCTTCCACAGAGGGGGGCTTTGTTTGCACTTGGCCCCTTTCCACATTTTCCTGAATGCACAACATGACCTTTTCTTCAATTGTGGGTGAGACGAGGGCTTCGGGGCTCACAGTGCCGGTTCTGGTTGTAGACGTATCTGGACACCTTCCAGAAGTCTCTAGCTTGGAGGTCCTGCTCGTTTCAAAATTGTTCGGACGCTGCGTCCTCCCTGTATCCTGCGGGGCTCGTGGGCAGTCTGTTGGGGTGGGTGGGCATCTGGAGGGGTCGCTGCTGGGCTCCTCAGGGACAGCCACACCGGCGTGCCTGCCCTGGCCGTAGCCCTGCTCAGCTTCCGTCCCGCAGGGGGCCAGGAGCTCTTGGGGCTTTGGAGGGACCCTCAAAGGCAACCTGCTTGGGCTCCCGTGCTGGCCGCCGGAGCTGCCTGCACTCCCTAGGGAGCCTTGTCTGGGGGAGGGATGCCCCGGAGGCCTCCCAGCGCCCAGGACACTGTCAGACGTGGACATCGGGGCACAGGGGGTCTTGTTGGGCGAGCCCTCCGTGGAGGAACTCTGCCGGGTGAGAGAATTGCCCCTCTCGGCCGTGTTGGTGATGATCTGAGTTCGAACCTTGCCTGGCCCTTCCAGGGGAGGCGTTGGGGGCTTGTCTCCTGGGTGAGCGCTGAAGCTCTGACTGCGGGCTTTGGCTCCATTCATGCCCAGGGCTGGCTTCAGGTGGGGCTTATTGGAGGAAAGGGATCTTTTCACAGACCTGTTTTCGAGCCCATCTTTTCCATCGGCCCCAGGGATGCTGTGTTCCAAGGACTCTGGCATGGCTGTTTCCAGGGGAAGCCCTTCAGCCAAACCGTCTTGCGCCTGAAAACTCAGTGGAGTCCCATTTCTTTCATCCGCCGTGGTCTCTGGGCTCACTGGATTCCCCGAGTCCTGGGGCTTGGACCTGCTCACGGCCACAGAGCTTTTAGATGCTTCATTCAGACTGTCTTTTTCATGTTTCCCTGGCACCGTGGAACTTTTCCTGAGCAACTGGGGAGACTTCATGAGAACTTTGAGCCCAACTGGGAGGCGGGTTTTCAGCCCTTTCTCATGAGTATTTTGACAACCATGTGGACTATTATGGCTTttggtgggtggtggtgatgagTGACTGTTAACCTGAGATGATGGTGACTCATTCACCTCTAACAAGGAAGGCTTGGGTGATGTGGGGACACAGTCATTCAGTTGTCCTTTTCTTCCTGGAGACACACTTTTGGAGGATAGTATTTCCAGGGGCTCATGGGTGGAAGGACAGTTCTTGGGAGTCCGTAACCCAGTGTCTGTCTGTGTGGTCCCAAGTGTTTGGTGAGGtggggttttgggtttttggtCTCTCTTTGGAGACACCTTTGGGGGCCCTGGAGCCATCATGGCAAATGAACTGGAGGGGGGATGAGCAGAACATCTGGTTTGAGTCACTGTTTctgtggagggcagagggtgagtgAAAACAGGCTTTCTGAAGGCCACAGAAGATTTCTTCCCCAGCACTTCCCCAGCCATGACAggattagaagaaataataggaGCAGAGGATCCTTTCAGAGGGGGGGATTTGAGGATGGTCCTTGCTGTTTCACTGGGGACTCTGGTTTCGGGCTTGGCCGATGAGGGTGGTGGCAAGTAGTCATAACTAGGCTGGATGAGAAGGGAGCCTGCCCTgtctggagggggcgggggggacggtGACTTCACCCCAGCCTCTAGCACAGAGTCACGGTGTTTATCCCTCATCGGGGATCCTATATCGTCGCTAGGCTCAATGAGGGGCCTTGGCAGTAACTGCAATGGAGGAATCTGACTCTTGGAGCACGGGGCCCAATCCTTTCTGCTGGATAGTTTGGGACCATGAGGCAGTTGGCTGGGGTGTTTTGGAATGTGTGGATCTGGCCGCAAATCAAAAAGGGGTGCTGGGCTCTCAGTCTTCTTAAACCGTGAAAGTTTCCCAGGAGCTAAAGCTGGTGATTTTTCAAGAGACACTGGGTCAGATGAGGGGATTCTCAAGGTGGCCTCAGGCTCCATGATTTTTGATTTCTGAGGTGAAGACTTGCCCCTGGCAGGGATTTTTGTCAGACTTTGCTTTTGATAGATACCCATGGACACTGAAGACCTAGAGTTACTCTGGCATGACAAATTGAGTGTTGATTTGGCCGGTCTTTGTTGCTGAGTACTTTGTGTGACTGTCCTGGGGCTGAAAGAGCCACTGGGTACCACAGCAACCTTATCTACATCATCTTTTGGAatgtttttctccatctcctcttcaGGTCTCTTTAAGAAAGTGTAGTCTCTTGCAGCAGCTGCTGTCGGTAGATGACCAATTCCCTGAGGTAAAAGTTCAGTGTGTTCTGCCTTGGGTCCAGTAGGGGCCTGATTGATGGAAATTTCATTTCTGGTAACAGTGACCATGCCAGTCTGGTGAGAGCTGAATTCAATGGGCTCTCCATCTTCCGCATCAAATATGACAGTAATGCATTCTTCTGAAGAAGTCCTTTTTACAACCCTTTGCTGCTTAATGAAGCTAAATGTCTTTGGCCTACTCTCTAGGGGGATGGGTACTTGTTTTTCCTCCTCATCAGGAGACCCAAGTTGAGATTTTCCAAATCCCATGATGTCCAGGTTCTCCATGGACTTGTCAGTGTCAGCGGTCAGTGACAAGTCTGAAGGGCTTTTCTCGTCACTGCTACCTATGTGCAATTCATTGAGGGCTTCATTGTCATCGGTGTCTGAAAACTGGAGACTGAGAGCCACACGGTCCAGGCCAcgtggctccctctctctctgtacctgaGGTGGCTGCACACTTGGGTATAGCTTCCTCTCCAAGGGGCAGTTGCTGGCACAACTAGTCAGCTTTTTAGGCCTTTCCCTGGGGTAAACTGAGGACATGCCTTCTGAGAAGTGTTTTCTATTCAGCTCCCAGCCAAACAGGCTGTCAGAAACACTGTGAGTTAATTTACGACTGTGCAGCCTACAGCTCTGGCTTGGAGCTGCCTGGAGCAATGCTAAGGAGGAAGAGTCCTCATCAGCATCATCATGGGAATCTGTGTCATAAACAAATGCctcatggggctccttgcaggggctCCTCGTGTCAGCTGGTTTGCAGGGGCGGTATTCCTTGAGGCTGTTACTCTTAATTCCTGGAGAATATATTCCTTCATTGGAGTTCATGCAATCTTTATAACCCCATTTGGTTATCACTGATGGAGGTTCAAGTAACACTCTTCGCTTCTGTAGCTTTCTTAGTCCTTCCAAAATGTGACTTTCCTTGATACGAGTTGGAGGTAGTTCATCTGTAGGACTAGCAAAGCCACTTGGGAGTGAAGAGTCAATACTTAGCCTTTTATCCCAGTTTTGTGATGatttctaggaaagaaaaatagatatcaGAAATCACTGATCCATGTGGATCACAACTGTATAAAGGAAAAGTCCCTCATTAGACTTGATTCTAGTGGTTAAGTATTCATCTATAAATGCaggcattaattaattaatgcaaaTTAATCATTGACTATGCAGTGAATCTctgcttttccagcttctaaGCTAAGTAGCCAAAGATATAATGAAGTAGTAGGTAATGACCTTGCCCTCTAGGACCATGCAGGCCAGCAGGGAAGAGGAGATTGGGTACAGATAACCAAAAGTCAAGGAAGCAAGTGAGAAATACAAATGTAGTAGGAACTGCAGAAATTCAGAGGTGAGAGATCAAATCTTTGCTAGGAAAAGCTGTGAAAGTCATATGAGGaggcttttggtttgttttttcatttattttctttctttattttgaaaattttacttatttgacagagagagagcaagcaaaagagaccacacaagcaggggaagtggcaggcagagggagaaggagaagcaggctccccactgagcagagagccccacatagggctggatcccaggaccctgggatcatgacctgtgctgaacacagatgctgaactgattgaaccaccgaggcactccagttttgttttgtttttttaaacctacCTAGCCCTTGAATGAAGGAGGAGTTTGCCTTAGTTTAAAAATGGGGgcagcggggcacctgggtgtctcagtgactgagcatctgcctttggcttgggttgtgattccagcctgggattgaggcccacattaggccccccgcagggagcctgcttctccctctgcctatgactctgcctctctgtgtgtctctcatgaataaataaataaataaataaataaataaataaataaaatcttataaaaaaaataaaaataaataaaaatgggggaAGTGATTTCCGGATAGATTACCGGGATGGTAAAGACCTGAATTGTGAAGATAGATTCAAGGTACGCTTAGGAAATAACCAGAAGACTATATGACCTCACTGTATAGCATTTACAACAGGCAGAGAGGGTAAATGGAAAAGCCAGTTGGTCCCTAACTCTATGGTCCTTCCATTCTAAGATTTGACAGTTCTATAACTTCAGGATAGAGGGGAAACATCTATGAAACATATACATCTAGCAGTGGGGCATTGACTGTTAGAACCCTATAGTAAATGATTCACCTAAGAAAGGTCAACTTCCTGTCCCTCATACTATCCTAAATACTAGTGCTAGTTTTGGCCAAGAAATGACCAAAAAAGGCATTATTTCCCACACATTCATATATTTCACAGTATTGCTAACAAGAAGTGGAAGGGCAGGAGAGAACTTGCATTTCCTAAGCATCTGCTGTGTAGCAGCCACTTGAACAGGGCTTTGATTTAATATTCAGAGCAACACCATGAGGGAGACATTATCAACCTTATTTTACTAGGGAGGCAACCGAGAGGCAGCATGGTTAGTCTGCTGGAAATCACACAGTTGAGGAACAGCTGGAACATAGGTTTCCACTCTGCTTTCCCAGGCTCTTCCTATGACTCAGTTCCAAAGTAGTGTTGTGGAGATAGGCACCCAGGCAGGCTGCCCCTAGAGCCTGCATGCCTACTGACATTGCGATGTTACTAGAGCCAAGCTGAACCTCCATTCTCTCCTCTGTGTGAGTCAATGTCAGAATAGAGATCATAGGTTATCCT
This portion of the Canis lupus dingo isolate Sandy chromosome 19, ASM325472v2, whole genome shotgun sequence genome encodes:
- the NCKAP5 gene encoding nck-associated protein 5 isoform X5, with translation MEGKRQLEKRDFGKRLSLDSSLVDADGEGENPASQINFLNSISMIRIHEYMDSNKYIEHLLTQLEEQHRSLWREKLAVARLQREVAQRRSEGAMHEKLMHELEEERHLRLQSEKRLQEVTLESERNRIQMRGLQQQFSRMEETVRNLLQSQGPSEQKKEETVNIMVYQEKLSEEERKHKETLEGLHMVVDEDSRSESSSADEGKENTKFLLERLKALEAENSALALENENQREQYERCLDEVANQVVQALLTQKDLREECVKLKTRVFDLEQQNRTLSILFQQRIRPTSDLLLQKLHSRILDLSSGDLLSDVERSRSLTQSRTDVEMHECQLTAKSGAPALKCPGLGVVIPGHLCPRNSCSSSELSLSSTCSEYSSGSSYTWHDGKNLRKRKSSQNWDKRLSIDSSLPSGFASPTDELPPTRIKESHILEGLRKLQKRRVLLEPPSVITKWGYKDCMNSNEGIYSPGIKSNSLKEYRPCKPADTRSPCKEPHEAFVYDTDSHDDADEDSSSLALLQAAPSQSCRLHSRKLTHSVSDSLFGWELNRKHFSEGMSSVYPRERPKKLTSCASNCPLERKLYPSVQPPQVQREREPRGLDRVALSLQFSDTDDNEALNELHIGSSDEKSPSDLSLTADTDKSMENLDIMGFGKSQLGSPDEEEKQVPIPLESRPKTFSFIKQQRVVKRTSSEECITVIFDAEDGEPIEFSSHQTGMVTVTRNEISINQAPTGPKAEHTELLPQGIGHLPTAAAARDYTFLKRPEEEMEKNIPKDDVDKVAVVPSGSFSPRTVTQSTQQQRPAKSTLNLSCQSNSRSSVSMGIYQKQSLTKIPARGKSSPQKSKIMEPEATLRIPSSDPVSLEKSPALAPGKLSRFKKTESPAPLFDLRPDPHIPKHPSQLPHGPKLSSRKDWAPCSKSQIPPLQLLPRPLIEPSDDIGSPMRDKHRDSVLEAGVKSPSPPPPPDRAGSLLIQPSYDYLPPPSSAKPETRVPSETARTILKSPPLKGSSAPIISSNPVMAGEVLGKKSSVAFRKPVFTHPLPSTETVTQTRCSAHPPSSSFAMMAPGPPKVSPKRDQKPKTPPHQTLGTTQTDTGLRTPKNCPSTHEPLEILSSKSVSPGRKGQLNDCVPTSPKPSLLEVNESPSSQVNSHSSPPPTKSHNSPHGCQNTHEKGLKTRLPVGLKVLMKSPQLLRKSSTVPGKHEKDSLNEASKSSVAVSRSKPQDSGNPVSPETTADERNGTPLSFQAQDGLAEGLPLETAMPESLEHSIPGADGKDGLENRSVKRSLSSNKPHLKPALGMNGAKARSQSFSAHPGDKPPTPPLEGPGKVRTQIITNTAERGNSLTRQSSSTEGSPNKTPCAPMSTSDSVLGAGRPPGHPSPRQGSLGSAGSSGGQHGSPSRLPLRVPPKPQELLAPCGTEAEQGYGQGRHAGVAVPEEPSSDPSRCPPTPTDCPRAPQDTGRTQRPNNFETSRTSKLETSGRCPDTSTTRTGTVSPEALVSPTIEEKVMLCIQENVERGQVQTKPPSVEAKPKPGPSFASWFGFRRSRLPALSSRKMDVSKTKVEKKDAKGLGFGNKQLKSEKKKEKKKPEPQCKIENELTRNAKLAEGPDNSLQNKNNLKAPQDMYDQMKLEPRNRPSPVACSTKDTFMTELLNRVDKKAAQQTESGSNNVSCRSVLKGSSQGSCLTGSSASTQGNHKKNIKTKADGEIPKGSLIKEASENLQEDEDTIADSTFQSHIIESNCLMRTLDSGIGTFPLPDSGNRSTGRYICHPDSPEDTEPILSLQPALCAASSIRAQTLEREVPSSADSHASADNTIVHSTSDPIMTARGMRPLESRLPKPASSGKINSQKQNEAEPQTCSSFEYAENTITSEQLPEWGSEDPTAETQDKVPRMCAYSASGGSDSDSDLDYGNNGFGAGRGKLVKAMKSATQEIETS
- the NCKAP5 gene encoding nck-associated protein 5 isoform X8, producing MRMEETVRNLLQSQGPSEQKKEETVNIMVYQEKLSEEERKHKETLEGLHMVVDEDSRSESSSADEGKENTKFLLERLKALEAENSALALENENQREQYERCLDEVANQVVQALLTQKDLREECVKLKTRVFDLEQQNRTLSILFQQRIRPTSDLLLQKLHSRILDLSSGDLLSDVERSRSLTQSRTDVEMHECQLTAKSGAPALKCPGLGVVIPGHLCPRNSCSSSELSLSSTCSEYSSGSSYTWHDGKNLRKRKSSQNWDKRLSIDSSLPSGFASPTDELPPTRIKESHILEGLRKLQKRRVLLEPPSVITKWGYKDCMNSNEGIYSPGIKSNSLKEYRPCKPADTRSPCKEPHEAFVYDTDSHDDADEDSSSLALLQAAPSQSCRLHSRKLTHSVSDSLFGWELNRKHFSEGMSSVYPRERPKKLTSCASNCPLERKLYPSVQPPQVQREREPRGLDRVALSLQFSDTDDNEALNELHIGSSDEKSPSDLSLTADTDKSMENLDIMGFGKSQLGSPDEEEKQVPIPLESRPKTFSFIKQQRVVKRTSSEECITVIFDAEDGEPIEFSSHQTGMVTVTRNEISINQAPTGPKAEHTELLPQGIGHLPTAAAARDYTFLKRPEEEMEKNIPKDDVDKVAVVPSGSFSPRTVTQSTQQQRPAKSTLNLSCQSNSRSSVSMGIYQKQSLTKIPARGKSSPQKSKIMEPEATLRIPSSDPVSLEKSPALAPGKLSRFKKTESPAPLFDLRPDPHIPKHPSQLPHGPKLSSRKDWAPCSKSQIPPLQLLPRPLIEPSDDIGSPMRDKHRDSVLEAGVKSPSPPPPPDRAGSLLIQPSYDYLPPPSSAKPETRVPSETARTILKSPPLKGSSAPIISSNPVMAGEVLGKKSSVAFRKPVFTHPLPSTETVTQTRCSAHPPSSSFAMMAPGPPKVSPKRDQKPKTPPHQTLGTTQTDTGLRTPKNCPSTHEPLEILSSKSVSPGRKGQLNDCVPTSPKPSLLEVNESPSSQVNSHSSPPPTKSHNSPHGCQNTHEKGLKTRLPVGLKVLMKSPQLLRKSSTVPGKHEKDSLNEASKSSVAVSRSKPQDSGNPVSPETTADERNGTPLSFQAQDGLAEGLPLETAMPESLEHSIPGADGKDGLENRSVKRSLSSNKPHLKPALGMNGAKARSQSFSAHPGDKPPTPPLEGPGKVRTQIITNTAERGNSLTRQSSSTEGSPNKTPCAPMSTSDSVLGAGRPPGHPSPRQGSLGSAGSSGGQHGSPSRLPLRVPPKPQELLAPCGTEAEQGYGQGRHAGVAVPEEPSSDPSRCPPTPTDCPRAPQDTGRTQRPNNFETSRTSKLETSGRCPDTSTTRTGTVSPEALVSPTIEEKVMLCIQENVERGQVQTKPPSVEAKPKPGPSFASWFGFRRSRLPALSSRKMDVSKTKVEKKDAKGLGFGNKQLKSEKKKEKKKPEPQCKIENELTRNAKLAEGPDNSLQNKNNLKAPQDMYDQMKLEPRNRPSPVACSTKDTFMTELLNRVDKKAAQQTESGSNNVSCRSVLKGSSQGSCLTGSSASTQGNHKKNIKTKADGEIPKGSLIKEASENLQEDEDTIADSTFQSHIIESNCLMRTLDSGIGTFPLPDSGNRSTGRYICHPDSPEDTEPILSLQPALCAASSIRAQTLEREVPSSADSHASADNTIVHSTSDPIMTARGMRPLESRLPKPASSGKINSQKQNEAEPQTCSSFEYAENTITSEQLPEWGSEDPTAETQKLKQVEETKEDPENRLSKISLESFSKYNSKTMMLLEREKNSLNKVEGQKEEKEKNEEASLSSSDRPGVDNLESLSDSLYDSFSSCASQGSNDV